From the genome of Dehalococcoidales bacterium:
GGTGCTCTGATAACCGGCCGGGACATGCGAGATATTGCACCGGGTCAGATGGATGAAGAGGAACCGAGGGTGAAGCGCTACCGGGAACTGGTAGCTGAATCCGAGGCAGTGTTCAACCGCCTCCATGACTTCATGAAAGAGAATGTCCCCAACCCGATGTCAATGGATCATACGACCGGGGACGACAGGATAATACACATCAACGTGCTGCAACCCGACCGTTACTGGGCAAAGGTCTGCCGGGCCCTGGGTCGGCCGGAGCTGGAGCATGACCCCAGGTTCGAAAATCACGAGGCCAGACTTGAGAATCACCTTGCCCTTTACACCATTATCAGAGACGCTTTCAAGAACAGGCCACTCGAGGAGTGGAAGTTACGTCTCACTGAGGCCGGTATTCCTTTTGGTGCACAGCAGAAGCTCAGCGAAGTGGTCAACGACCCTCAGGGAAGGGCGAATGATTGCTTTGTGCCTTTTGACCACCCCACCTACGGACGCATCGAGGTGCTGGCCAACCCTCTCAATCTAAGTAAGACCCCGTCCAGTGTCAGACTACCGGCACCCGAGTTCGGCCAGCACACCGAAGAGGTCCTTCTCGGGCTTGGCTACAGCTGGGAAAATATCGCTCAATTCAAGGAGCAACAGGTCATATAAGACTGGGCTGTGCCCCTGTGACTGGACAGGTATGACCTTGATATTCTTGCCGACCATGCTGTCATCGTGACCGGAAGCTCAACTTGACAAAGCTGCCAGGTTACCCTAACATCGGGGGGCTGGCGGTAGGCCATGACCAGCCGGCAATCAGGCTTAATGAATATCGATTTAAACATAGCCCCACCGAATTGCGCGAACAGTGCCCTGCGCAGGCTGCCTGACATTGATAAGCCTCACTGTCAACCCACCAGGCAGTTCCCTCATGCCCCGTGTTCGACCAACTGCAACCCTGTCTGAAGCATTCGCTTCCTTGGCTCACGTTACCTGTGCTACCTGGTTTATCTGGCGCAGCCAGAGGTCTATGGAGTAATTCATGGCGGAGAAGAATACGAGCGTTTCTGAAAGGCAACGGTACCAGTGGCCACGGCCCCAGGTACGGAAAGCAGTCATCCTGGCCGCCGGTGTGGGTGACCGTCTGCGTCCGTTGACAGACCGGCTGCCGAAATGCCTCGTACCGGTAAACGGAGTGCCGATTCTCGTCAATACACTGACCCACCTGGCAGACTCAGGGATAAAAGAGACGGTCATCGTAGTTGGTCACCTGAAGGAGAAAATCCTTGAGCGCATCGGTGGCCGGTTCCGGGGAATGAAGATAATATACGTGGAGTCGGAGCGCTACGCCACCACGAACAACATCTATTCCCTATGGCTTGCCCGAGAGTACCTTGATGACGACATACTCCTTCTCGAAGCTGATGTGTACTTCGAACGCGAGTTACTCGACAGCTTGCTGCGTGCCGGAGGAGAGAACCATGCCGCGGTCGCACATCATCAATCGTGGATGTCCGGGACTGTGGTCCGGCTTGATAAGCACGACAGCATTGAAGCCATGGTAGAGTCCAGGCACCAGGGACCCGGTTTCGATTACTCGAACACCTTCAAGACAGTCAACATCTACCGCCTCGGTGGCCGTTTCTTGCGTGAGCACTTCCTGCCTTGCCTCGATGCCACCATTGCCTTGGGCAACGTCCACGATTATTACGAGATGGTGCTGAATGAGCTTTGCAGCCAGGACGGGCTAACGATGGCCGCCGTCCGCTGTGATGCCATCAGTTGGATTGAAATCGACAACCAGGACGACCTGACAGCAGCCAACTACCTGTTCGCCAGCAAGGAGCAGCGCTACGAGTACATTTCAAGTCTCCACGGTGACTACTGGCGTTACGACTTTGTTGACCATGCTCTCCTCTACAACCTCTACTTCCCACCCGAAGTTTTACTCAATGACATCTCCAATCATCTGCGTGACCTCGTGCTCAACTACCCCAGTGGCCAGAATGTTATTGCCAAACTGATGGCAACGCTCATCGACCAGCCATCGGAATGTATTATCGTGGGTAACGGCGCCTCCGAACTGATTAAGGTCATCGGTCGGCGGCTCAAGCAGCGGCTCATCGTACCGGTTCCATCGTTCAACGAGTGGGTTAACGCCGTACCGGAGGGGCTTGTCACCGAGTCGGTGCTCGAACCGCCCTCTTTCCAGCTGGACGTGGAAAGGTTCGCACGTGAGGCGGTCAACTGCGCTGCTGATATCGCCATCGTTCTGAACCCGAACAACCCGACCTCTCTAGCGGTCCCGAAAGCCGACCTTACCTGGCTTGTCGAACGACTGACAGACAGAGCCATTCTACTCATCATCGACGAGTCCTTCATCGACTTCATGGCGAATGCCGGGGAAGCCACTATGGAGACCGAGACCGGGCAGTACCGGAACCTGGCGGTAATCAAGAGCCTGAGCAAGTGTTATGGTATTGGCGGGCTGCGTCTCGGCTATCTCCTGACAGACAATAGCCAGTTCGCCAGAGCGGTGCGGGAAGAGATTCCCATCTGGAATATCAACGCCTTTGCCGAGGCATTCCTCCGACTTGCTCCGCGCTATCGTAAAGAGTTTGCCCTTAGCTGTGACCTCGTCCGGGCTGACCGGGATGAGCTTTACCGGGGTCTCTGCACGATTCCAGGGTTGACCGCGTACCGGCCGGACGCCAATTTTGTGCTCTGTCGCGTACCTGATGACGCAATAAGCGGCCCGGAACTAACCCGGCAGCTATTCATCGAACACAATATCCTGGTCAAGCACTGTGCCGGCAAGACGATGCCGGAGGCCGACCGCTACGTGCGAATCGCCTCCCGTACGGAGGCTGAGAACCAGACACTGGTGGAGGCACTCGCGAGCCTCCTCTGCCAGAAGGCCTTCAAAGGGACGCAGAGTAAATGATCGCTAGGGAGGGGCACTATCGTCCTGCGTAGGCGTAGCTTGCGCGCGTCACGCGGGCACGTGATAAAGCTTCTCAGAGCTATGGTATACACGTAGAGACCGGGCAGGATACCGAACTCTTCGGGGCGCATATCAGGTGATTCCTGAAGGCGGTGCCGGACCGTTTTTCAGTATTATAAAGACTTCGCATGTACAGTATTTCAGCGTTACGCAAAGGTCCAGGAAAGGGAAGCTGGGATTGAGATTGCACGAAGCAGATAAGCACAGTGATTTGGCACGACAGTCCAGGTCTCACAGGAACAACTTGGGAGACTGAGTCGGATAGCCGAATAGGAGGGACACCTGAAGATGAGCTATAAGCGATCAGTAGCC
Proteins encoded in this window:
- a CDS encoding aminotransferase class I/II-fold pyridoxal phosphate-dependent enzyme, translating into MAEKNTSVSERQRYQWPRPQVRKAVILAAGVGDRLRPLTDRLPKCLVPVNGVPILVNTLTHLADSGIKETVIVVGHLKEKILERIGGRFRGMKIIYVESERYATTNNIYSLWLAREYLDDDILLLEADVYFERELLDSLLRAGGENHAAVAHHQSWMSGTVVRLDKHDSIEAMVESRHQGPGFDYSNTFKTVNIYRLGGRFLREHFLPCLDATIALGNVHDYYEMVLNELCSQDGLTMAAVRCDAISWIEIDNQDDLTAANYLFASKEQRYEYISSLHGDYWRYDFVDHALLYNLYFPPEVLLNDISNHLRDLVLNYPSGQNVIAKLMATLIDQPSECIIVGNGASELIKVIGRRLKQRLIVPVPSFNEWVNAVPEGLVTESVLEPPSFQLDVERFAREAVNCAADIAIVLNPNNPTSLAVPKADLTWLVERLTDRAILLIIDESFIDFMANAGEATMETETGQYRNLAVIKSLSKCYGIGGLRLGYLLTDNSQFARAVREEIPIWNINAFAEAFLRLAPRYRKEFALSCDLVRADRDELYRGLCTIPGLTAYRPDANFVLCRVPDDAISGPELTRQLFIEHNILVKHCAGKTMPEADRYVRIASRTEAENQTLVEALASLLCQKAFKGTQSK